The genomic DNA GTTATAAAACATCGGATATTATGCATCCCAACTAAAAATAAGCTCGAGGATAAAAAATGAGTTCAATGGTTTACTGCCGAGGATGCGGCAAGGAAATACACGAAACAGCAAAGTCATGCCCACACTGCGGAGCCACAAACGCCTCTTCAGGTTCAGGTGAAAAAAGTAGAATCGCAGCCGCGCTATTAGCATTCTTCCTTGGTGGATTTGGCGCACATAAATTTTACTTAGGTAAAATAGGACAGGGATTCCTGTATCTAATTTTTTGCTGGACATTCATACCCGCGATCATCGCGTTTATTGAGTTTATTATTTATCTATGCGATTCCGATGAAAAATTCGCAAGAAAATATGGCTAACTCATAGCAAAAAAGCCCTGCGGGGCTTTTTTTGTACCAGTCTGTGAGGCAGATTTACCATAACATCCGTTATCCGAAATCTTCTTTCATAAGTTATATAAAATTATATACTTAACTATTTCACATCATCCAAAAATTCACCAAAACGCCGACATCGACACATCTCGGCGTTTTT from Klebsiella sp. RHBSTW-00484 includes the following:
- a CDS encoding TM2 domain-containing protein, translating into MSSMVYCRGCGKEIHETAKSCPHCGATNASSGSGEKSRIAAALLAFFLGGFGAHKFYLGKIGQGFLYLIFCWTFIPAIIAFIEFIIYLCDSDEKFARKYG